AAAGCCCTTTCGCAAGGGTCATGAGGTCGGGTTGGATATCGTAGAGCTCCGAAGCAAACCAACGTCCGGTGCGGCCAAATCCAGTGATCACCTCGTCTACAACGAGAAGCACGCCATATTTTTTACAAATTCGCTGGATTTCGGGCCAGTAAGACGATGGCGGGACAATCATGCCACCAGAGCCTTGCACAGGTTCACCATAAAAGGCAGCCACGCGCTCAGCGCCAAGCTCGAGAATTTTTTCTTCCAATGCTTGTGCCGCGGCACGTCCAAATGCTTCGGCGTCCTGACCGGGGTCTTCGGCGCCAAAGCGATAAGGTGCGCGAATATGAGAAAATCCCGGCAAAGGCACGCCACCTTGGCCGTGCATGTGAGGCCCAGAAATACTCGCGGCAAGGGTAGTGCTGCCATGGTAGCCAAATTGTCGCCCGATGATGATTTGCCGCTGCGCTTGCCCCTCTAGTTCCCAGTAATAGCGCACCATCCGCGCAATGGTGTCATTGGCTTCGGAACCAGAATTGGCAAAAAAGACGTGGTTGAGACCTGCAGGAGTCAGGTCTACTAGGCGTTCAGCGAGCTTGATACTTGGAACCGTCGCTGTCTTAAAAAAAGTGTTGTAATATGGCAACGTTTGCATTTGCGCACTGGCTACTTCAGCCAGTTCTTTTCGACCATAACCAATGTTGACGCACCAGAGCCCAGCCATACCATCGAGGATTTTGTTCCCCGCAATATCCCAGATGTAGGCACCCTCGGCACGACTGATAATGCGCGACCCCCCTTCTGCAGCCAACGCAGCGAAGTCAGTAAAAGGGTGTAAATGATGTTCGAGGTCACAATTGCGTAAATGGCTTGCAGATAGGTCCATGGAAGTCCCCTTCGTCCTATGAATTTAGACGTTAAGCAGTAAGTGTTCCCGCTCCCAAGAGCTGATTACGTGCAGGTACGTTTCGTATTCCAAGCGTTTTACGGCGGAAAAGACTCTGACAAAACGCTCCCCCAAGACTCGCTGTAGCTCTGCGCTGTTCTCCATGATTTTGATTGCATGGGAAAGCTCACGTGGAAGAGCATACGGCAGATCATACGCGGAACCACGATAAGGCGGCGTCGCACTCAATCCTTCAATCATACCGAGGTAACCGCACGCGAGTGATGCAGCGATTGCTAGATAGGGATTGGCGTCGGCACCCGGCACACGGTTCTCAACTCGCGTATTAGCTAAATCAGAATATGGGACGCGCAAACCACAGGTACGGTTGTCATATCCCCACTGCAAATTTATGGGCGCATCGGAATGACGTGTAAGCCGCCTATAGGAGTTGACATTTGGCGCGAAAATAGCCATTGCTGCTGGCAGATATTTCTGCAATCCACCAATAAAGGAAAGAAACGCGTTGCTGGTCTCTCCGTCTCTATCGCCAAAGAGATTTTCGCCAGTTTTTGCGTCTACGACACTTTGGTGCAAATGCATCGAACTGCCAGGTTCATTCTCCATGGGTTTGGCCATAAAAGTCGCAAAGATCTCATGACGCAATGCAACCTCCCGCATGGTCCGTTTGAAAAGAAAGATCTGATCCGCTAGTTGAAGGGGATCGCCGTGCAAAAAGTTGATCTCAACTTGCCCGGCGCCCTCCTCGTGAATCAACGCATCAATGTCTAGACCCTGCAGCTCACAAAAGTCGTACATCTCTTCGAACACCGGATCAAATTCGTTCACCGCATCAATGCTATACGACTGACGCCCTGACTCTTGCCGGCCGCACCTACCTATTGGCGTCGCCAATGGATAGTCGGGATCAGTATTGCGAGCGACCAAATAAAACTCCAATTCAGGTGCGATGACCGGCCGCCAACCCTGCGCGGCATAAAGTTCAAGCACTGCGCGAAGCATAGCCCGTGGGGCGATGGAGACAATGCCACCTTTGATGTACTGACAATCATGGATGACCTGGGCTGTGGGTTCCTTCGCCCAAGGCACCACTCTTAGCGTACTTTCATCAGGAAGGAGAAACATGTCGATGCCGGCAGGATCAGAGCCTGTCTCTTCGTCCTCGGGATACTCCCCCGTGACGGTCTGCGAAAATATCGATTCGGGTAAGCGCAGGGTGCCACCGGACAGATATTTGCCAGCCGGAACAATTTTGCCGCGCGGGATACCGGTAAGGTCGGGCACTAAACATTCGACCTCAGTGATGCCGTTTTGCGTGAACCATGCTGTGAAGCCCTGGGAGCTCATGGTTTTGCCCTCTCGTAGAGTATATTAAACACTATACGTCATTGATGATACTTCCGTCAATGGTTATTCGATATTATGTCTATTATAATGTTCGCACGCGGAGACAAAGCCCAACCAAAGGGCCTCCTGGCATCGGTTACCGGCACTGGGAAGTTCTGGATGCCACTGAACCGCTACACACCAGCGATGTTGGGCAAGTTCTATGGCCTCCACCACCCCGTCACTCGCCCATGCAGCTACTGTCAGCCCGGAACCAATGCGATCAACTGCTTGATGATGCCAAGAGGCAACCTCGAACTCGCTTTCACCCAATATGCCCCCAAGCCGGCTTCGCGGGTCGCAAGAGACCGGATGCAAGATTGGCCCAGGCTTATCACTGCGATGGGGCAGTTGTTCCCCAAAAATGTCTGGTAGGTGTTCATGCAGCGTACCGCCCAGATACACGTTGAGCAGTTGCATACCGCGGCAAATACCTAGGAGTGGGATGTCATAGGCGAGAATGGAATCAATCAGGCGCCATTCGAACTCATCGCGCACGGCACTCTGCCCGTAGAGCGCGATATGCCTCTCATTGCCGCCATATAGCTTGGGCGAGACATCTCCTCCCCCGGTGAGGATTACCCCGTCCAGCCGACACAAAAGATTCCTGCTGGCCACCTCAGTCGGGGGTAAAAGCACCGGCATACCCCCCGCATTGCATACCGCTTGGACATACTCGGCCGGCAAGGTGTAGCGTCCATTTTCATCCATGGCATAACTACTTAGGCCAATGAGAGGTTGTTTGTGGTAATCGGATTTTGCCGCCATTATGCCTCTCTATGGATTTTGTCGATGCGGGCTTGATCTAAAGGTCGCACAACCATGACATCGATATTGACGTGCGGTGGCCGCGAAATGGACCAGAGAATGGTTTCGGCGATGTCGGTTGCCGTCAGTGGCACCATTCCGGCATAAACGCTGCTTGCCCGAGCGACATCGCCGCCAAAGCGCACCAAACTGAACTCGGTCTCAACAAAACCGGGGTCGATTTCAGTAACACGAATAGGCTTGCCCAGCCACTCTAAACGCATAGTCTCACTAATGGCACGAACGGCATGCTTACATGCAGTGTAGCCGGCTCCCCCAGGATAGGTCTCAAAACTCGCAACGCTACCAATGTTGAAGACATGAGAAACTGGGTTGGGACGGCTCAGTAGGCGCGGATATAAGGCCTTGGTCATGCGTGCCAAGCCCAGAACATTGGACTGATACATTTCTAGCCAGTGGGCTTCATCAAACTCGGCAACTTGCTCCAGACCAAGGGCTCCGCCGGCATTGTTAACGAGTACTTGGACACTGTCTGGCAATTCTTCCGTAAATCTGTGGACAGATTCTGCAGAACTGACGTCAAGGACGATTGGGATGGCAGAATATTTCTCCGCCAATGCCTGTAGCCGATCAAGACGCCGAGCGCCCATGAATACTAAATAACCGTTTTCGCAAAGCAGCCGAACTGTCTCTGCGCCGATGCCCGATGATGCCCCGGTGACGACGGCGACGGGTTTGTTATGCATAACGAAGATCTCCAGAAGAGTGACCAGAAATCAGGGTAATTGCCCCAGTTTTCTCGACCACGGTTACCAAAACGATCATCAAAAGTAGACTATTCTGCTACGAAAACAGGTTCGGCAGGACTGGTCGTGCCTCTCTTTTGGCGCCGGAAAAACAGGAGGCCAATGACTAAACCGCCAACGCCAACGAGGTTGGTTACAAGGCCGAAGGTGGTGACGGCGTAGGCGGCCATTACGAAGAGGAAAATCCCGCTAAGCCCAGGAAAGGCGCTGAATGCCAACCCATGAAGCCAAGAGGAGCGAAAGCTGCCACGCATAAGCCACGCGGCAGCCAGACCAGCTAGCCCGTAATAATAGGCGACCTGTATGCCGATAGCGTTGACGGAATCATTGATGATCATGCTGATAGAAGGCATAAAAGAGGACGCCCAGAGGGTTGCGACACCAAGCCCAATCAGCACGTACATGGCGCGGACGGGGGTTTGGGTACGAGGATCTACGACCCCCAAAAAGCGCGAAAGCCCGCCGTCACGTCCCATGGCGAACAAGGTGCGGGAAAATTGTAGCATGGTGGTTTCTAACGTCGCTATGGAAGATAAGATCACCGCGATGGAGGCCAACAGTCCGCCGCTTCTCCCTAACCCGGATGCCATGGCGATATTATAGACAATGTTATCGCTAAGCCCAGAGGCGTCCTTCACGGAAAACAGGAATAGCGCCGCGAGAGTGAATGCCACGTAAAACGTGATGGTGACAAAAACGCTGCCAAAACCGCCATTTCCAGCATTTCTTTTCGCATCCTTCGTTTCTTCACTCAGATTAGAGGTGACATCCCATCCCCAGTAGAAGAAAATCACCACCAAAGCAGATTCAGCAAAAGTAGCGGCAGAATAATTGAAGCCGAACCATGACCAGGAAAAAGAGTTAACCGCGCCATGTATAGAAACATGAGCAAATGCTGCGATTCCGACGATGGCTAGTATGACCAGCTCAATTGTGCTCATGATCATCTGCAATTTGCTAGTCAGCTTGATACCGGTAATCAGCACAAGGGCAATAGCAAGAAACCAGAGCGTCGCAACCGATGTCGTGACAACGACGTTATTGCTGAGATGGGGCGCAACATAATCGAGCGTAGATGTGGCTATAGGCATGCTTCCGGTGACCATAAACACCAGTGATGCGACTATCAAGGCCCAGCCAGATAAAAAGCCAGTTAGGCGCCCAAATAGCTTGCTGGTCCACTCATAAGCCGCACCAGCATTGGGCATGCGTTGATTGAGCAGCTTGTATGCAAGGGCGATCCCAAGCATGGGAATTGCAAAAATTAACAGGCTCCCAGGCGCCAGAACACCCGCCGTGCCTACGAGCGCAGCCGTGGTAGCGGCAATCGTATAGGCCGGCGCGCTGCCAGCAATGCCCATAACAATGGATTCCAGAAACGAAAGACTATCTTTACGTAAATTGTTTCCCATGTTAATTCTCCAGAGCACAGCGCTTGAGCGCCGGAATACGTGATCAAATAATAAATAATATCGACATGCGTCCCACCAGGCCCTAAACCCGGTGGGACACGCCGTTGTTATTACTGACTTCGAATTGCCGTCCAGATTTGGTTGTATTCCTGCAATTGTTTACCAGACAACTCTGGTAGATACCGTAGGTGTGCCAATACGGATTTTGGAGGAAGGTAGTAAGGCGTTTTCAAGAGCGGCTTCAAATAAGGAATAGAAGCCTGATTAGGAGATGCGTAGTTGTTGTAGTTAGATAGTTCTGCGCCTATTTTGGGGCTCAAAATGAAATTGATAAAGTCGTACGCTAGGGCCTTGTCTGGCGCATTCTTGGGAATGCACATGTTATCTACCCAGATCTCTGCACCGGATTTAGGTAACTCGTAACGAATATGTGCAAATTTTTTTGGATGTTTAAGTATATCGTAGGAAATGGTTCCACTAAACATAATGCCGGCAGCAATGACTCCTTTCGTTAGGGCGTGTCGTGCTGGCGTGCCATCAAGAAACCCGCTAAAGTTATGCCGTTTTTCTGTAGCCACTATAAGTTTTGCCGCCGCTTCCCAATCTTTGGTTCCCGTACAGTTGAACCCGTATCCCAGGTACGCGCAGGCAGCTCCAATGGTGTCCTGTCCACTCCCCCCCATTAACGCAAAGGGATACTTGTCGTTAAGCTTGGGATCGAAAAGTATTGCCCAGCCATCGACGTTCTTCGGAAGAGTAATTTTACTACTATCATAGCCGATGCCAGTCATCCCCCATTGATAGGGAACACTATAGGCATTAAGCGGGTCGTATTCAGGGTTTTTGAACTGTGGTAGAAGATTCTTTAAGTTGGGAATTTTCTTAGGGTCGAGCTTGCTCAGCAGCCCCGCATCTACCATGCGTTTGATAAAATAGTTTGACGGCACCACGATATCATATTGAGAGTCGCCTCCCGCTTCTAGCTTAGCCTCCATTTGCCCGAGCGAATTGTAGTAATTTTGCACTACCTTACAGTGATATTTCGCCTCGAACTTTTTAATGATATTTGGCGACATATAGTCTGTCCAGTTGAATAAGTATAACGTCGGCTCCGCCATGGCGAAAGCTGGGACACATACCCCGCAAACCGCGGCTGCAACGATAGTGTTGCGAATCTTATTCGTCTTCATTTGAATCATCTCCTGTGCTGTTGCCGTTGGCTAAAAGTGTTTACGATGCTTGTCTGGTCTCTCGTCGAATGATTGTGCCGGCAAGAGAAATAGCGATGCTCGCGAGTACCAGGATAGACGCTATCGCGTTGATCTCTGGAGTCACTCCTTTTTTTGCAATTGCTCCATATAAATAAATAGGGATTGTTACACTCTCGGGCCCCGCAGTGAAAAAGCTAATTACCAGGTCGTCCAAGGAAAGCGTGAAAACCAATAAAAAACTGCCAATTAACGTCGGCGTAAGAATGGGAATAAATAAATGCAGGAGCGCCTTCCGGCCGTTGCCATACAGATCATTGACAGCGAGCAGTAGATCTGGATCTAGGCTACGTAGCTTGCTGTACACCAGCAGCGCGACGTATGGAAGCTCAAAAGTGACATGCGCAATTACCATGGTCCAAAGCCCGGCCTGTAATAGGCCGGTACCAAGGTAGATAAAATGAAAGAAGATCATGTCGGCAATTCCGAAAATGATGCTCGGCATAATGATCGGTAGGTATATCAAATAGCTCGCTCCGGCGCGCGCTCGTTCGCTCCCACGCTGGAGTCCATAGGCGAGAACTGTGCCTAATACAGTTGCGATGATTGCCGATCCACAGGCGAGTGTTATGGAGTTTAGGAAAGCTTCGCGAACGGTGGCCGAGTCGACTGCTGCAGTGTACCAATGTGCCGTAAAACCGCTATTAATACCAGCGGTCCCAGAGCGCAAAAAAGAATACCAAAAAACAAGAATAAGGGGGCCATACAAGAAAATATATGTTAGCCAAGCCACTCCCATGGCGCTGCGATGTATGTTTATGCTTCTCACAACATAGCCCCGGATGTCATGGTCGCACTCTTCGTCAGTAGTTTTATACTGGCCAAGAGAATGAATGAAATAAAAATCATCGTGATTGAAAGTGCTGCACCATAAGGCCAGTCCGGCGTGGTAGAAAACTGTCCAGCAATCAAATTGCCCAACATTAGAGATTTATTACCACCCATTAGTTCTGGAATTATGTAGTTACTAAAGGAAGGGATCAGGACCAGAATTACGCCCACCAAGATTCCACCCAATGTTTGCGGGAGAATAACATACACGAATACCCGGGATGGCTTCGCATATAAGTCTGATGCAGCTTCTACTAGAGACCAATCAAGGCCATCTAAGCT
This sequence is a window from Acidithiobacillus sp. AMEEHan. Protein-coding genes within it:
- a CDS encoding spermidine/putrescine ABC transporter substrate-binding protein — encoded protein: MKTNKIRNTIVAAAVCGVCVPAFAMAEPTLYLFNWTDYMSPNIIKKFEAKYHCKVVQNYYNSLGQMEAKLEAGGDSQYDIVVPSNYFIKRMVDAGLLSKLDPKKIPNLKNLLPQFKNPEYDPLNAYSVPYQWGMTGIGYDSSKITLPKNVDGWAILFDPKLNDKYPFALMGGSGQDTIGAACAYLGYGFNCTGTKDWEAAAKLIVATEKRHNFSGFLDGTPARHALTKGVIAAGIMFSGTISYDILKHPKKFAHIRYELPKSGAEIWVDNMCIPKNAPDKALAYDFINFILSPKIGAELSNYNNYASPNQASIPYLKPLLKTPYYLPPKSVLAHLRYLPELSGKQLQEYNQIWTAIRSQ
- a CDS encoding gamma-glutamyl-gamma-aminobutyrate hydrolase family protein, with amino-acid sequence MDENGRYTLPAEYVQAVCNAGGMPVLLPPTEVASRNLLCRLDGVILTGGGDVSPKLYGGNERHIALYGQSAVRDEFEWRLIDSILAYDIPLLGICRGMQLLNVYLGGTLHEHLPDIFGEQLPHRSDKPGPILHPVSCDPRSRLGGILGESEFEVASWHHQAVDRIGSGLTVAAWASDGVVEAIELAQHRWCVAVQWHPELPSAGNRCQEALWLGFVSACEHYNRHNIE
- a CDS encoding aminotransferase class III-fold pyridoxal phosphate-dependent enzyme codes for the protein MDLSASHLRNCDLEHHLHPFTDFAALAAEGGSRIISRAEGAYIWDIAGNKILDGMAGLWCVNIGYGRKELAEVASAQMQTLPYYNTFFKTATVPSIKLAERLVDLTPAGLNHVFFANSGSEANDTIARMVRYYWELEGQAQRQIIIGRQFGYHGSTTLAASISGPHMHGQGGVPLPGFSHIRAPYRFGAEDPGQDAEAFGRAAAQALEEKILELGAERVAAFYGEPVQGSGGMIVPPSSYWPEIQRICKKYGVLLVVDEVITGFGRTGRWFASELYDIQPDLMTLAKGLSSGYLPISAVMVGDRVADTIIHKGGSLRTGLPTPAIPFLQRSP
- a CDS encoding SDR family NAD(P)-dependent oxidoreductase, translated to MHNKPVAVVTGASSGIGAETVRLLCENGYLVFMGARRLDRLQALAEKYSAIPIVLDVSSAESVHRFTEELPDSVQVLVNNAGGALGLEQVAEFDEAHWLEMYQSNVLGLARMTKALYPRLLSRPNPVSHVFNIGSVASFETYPGGAGYTACKHAVRAISETMRLEWLGKPIRVTEIDPGFVETEFSLVRFGGDVARASSVYAGMVPLTATDIAETILWSISRPPHVNIDVMVVRPLDQARIDKIHREA
- a CDS encoding ABC transporter permease gives rise to the protein MGVAWLTYIFLYGPLILVFWYSFLRSGTAGINSGFTAHWYTAAVDSATVREAFLNSITLACGSAIIATVLGTVLAYGLQRGSERARAGASYLIYLPIIMPSIIFGIADMIFFHFIYLGTGLLQAGLWTMVIAHVTFELPYVALLVYSKLRSLDPDLLLAVNDLYGNGRKALLHLFIPILTPTLIGSFLLVFTLSLDDLVISFFTAGPESVTIPIYLYGAIAKKGVTPEINAIASILVLASIAISLAGTIIRRETRQAS
- a CDS encoding glutamine synthetase family protein; its protein translation is MSSQGFTAWFTQNGITEVECLVPDLTGIPRGKIVPAGKYLSGGTLRLPESIFSQTVTGEYPEDEETGSDPAGIDMFLLPDESTLRVVPWAKEPTAQVIHDCQYIKGGIVSIAPRAMLRAVLELYAAQGWRPVIAPELEFYLVARNTDPDYPLATPIGRCGRQESGRQSYSIDAVNEFDPVFEEMYDFCELQGLDIDALIHEEGAGQVEINFLHGDPLQLADQIFLFKRTMREVALRHEIFATFMAKPMENEPGSSMHLHQSVVDAKTGENLFGDRDGETSNAFLSFIGGLQKYLPAAMAIFAPNVNSYRRLTRHSDAPINLQWGYDNRTCGLRVPYSDLANTRVENRVPGADANPYLAIAASLACGYLGMIEGLSATPPYRGSAYDLPYALPRELSHAIKIMENSAELQRVLGERFVRVFSAVKRLEYETYLHVISSWEREHLLLNV
- a CDS encoding APC family permease — protein: MGNNLRKDSLSFLESIVMGIAGSAPAYTIAATTAALVGTAGVLAPGSLLIFAIPMLGIALAYKLLNQRMPNAGAAYEWTSKLFGRLTGFLSGWALIVASLVFMVTGSMPIATSTLDYVAPHLSNNVVVTTSVATLWFLAIALVLITGIKLTSKLQMIMSTIELVILAIVGIAAFAHVSIHGAVNSFSWSWFGFNYSAATFAESALVVIFFYWGWDVTSNLSEETKDAKRNAGNGGFGSVFVTITFYVAFTLAALFLFSVKDASGLSDNIVYNIAMASGLGRSGGLLASIAVILSSIATLETTMLQFSRTLFAMGRDGGLSRFLGVVDPRTQTPVRAMYVLIGLGVATLWASSFMPSISMIINDSVNAIGIQVAYYYGLAGLAAAWLMRGSFRSSWLHGLAFSAFPGLSGIFLFVMAAYAVTTFGLVTNLVGVGGLVIGLLFFRRQKRGTTSPAEPVFVAE